A genomic stretch from Arachis stenosperma cultivar V10309 chromosome 3, arast.V10309.gnm1.PFL2, whole genome shotgun sequence includes:
- the LOC130967922 gene encoding serine carboxypeptidase-like 40, producing the protein MNIIMGRTSCSVFLSLLVLSSFVAEIHGSNNKQVQALNNLHKSKFRARSSSSSSSQDVTHRSEFEVEELHNYDDVIDSQEGLKEKDRILRLPGQPQVKFSQYGGYVTVDKSNGRAFYYYFVEAQNSKDTLPLLLWLNGGPGCSSLAYGAMQELGPFRVNSDGKTLYKNRYSWNYAANVLFLESPTGVGFSYSNTTSDYKTNGDKKTAADNYLFLVNWLERFPEYKDREFYISGESYAGHYVPQLAHTILYHNKRAKRTIINLKGILIGNAVINDDTDNKGMYDFLATHAIISDQTASDIEKFCDFSSSKTTSECDDASYEADKNIYYIDLYNIYAPDCKNNNLTAYPKKPSIVTDPCSESYVHAYMNREDVQEALHANVTKLVYDWELCSNVIGRWGDSSSTVLPLLHEFLNNNLRVWIFSGDIDGRVPVTSTKYSIKKMNLPIKTKWHAWFAYGEVGGYTEVYKGGLTLATVRGAGHQVPSYQPARALSLIMHFLNGTPLPDTKRYQ; encoded by the exons ATGAACATAATAATGGGCAGAACAAGTTGTTCTGTTTTTCTATCCCTTCTCGTTCTATCATCTTTTGTGGCAGAAATTCATGGTAGCAACAACAAGCAAGTTCAAGCACTTAACAATCTTCATAAGTCCAAGTTTAGAGCaagatcatcatcatcatcatcatctcaAGATGTTACACATAGGAGTGAATTTGAGGTTGAAGAGCTTCATAACTATGATGATGTCATTGATTCTCAAGAAGGACTTAAAGAGAAAGACAGGATTTTGAGGCTTCCAGGGCAACCCCAAGTGAAGTTTTCTCAGTATGGAGGCTATGTTACAGTTGACAAATCCAATGGTCGTGCCTTTTATTACTATTTTGTTGAAGCTCAAAATTCTAAGGATACATTGCCTCTTCTTCTTTGGCTCAATGGAG GTCCAGGGTGTTCATCTCTTGCCTATGGAGCAATGCAAGAACTTGGACCCTTCAGAGTAAATAGTGATGGCAAAACACTCTACAAAAATAGATATTCATGGAACTatg ctGCAAATGTTTTGTTCCTGGAATCACCTACTGGGGTAGGATTTTCTTACTCAAACACAACATCAGATTACAAGACAAATGGGGATAAGAAAACAGCAGCAGATAATTATTTGTTCTTGGTGAATTGGTTGGAAAGATTTCCTGAATACAAGGATAGAGAATTCTATATTTCTGGAGAGAGTTATGCTGGACATTATGTTCCTCAACTTGCACACACTATCCTTTACCATAATAAAAGGGCAAAAAGGACAATCATCAACCTCAAAGGAATATTG ATTGGGAATGCAGTGATTAATGATGACACTGACAACAAAGGAATGTATGATTTTCTTGCTACCCATGCAATCATCTCAGACCAAACAGCATCCgatattgaaaaattttgtgatttctcaTCCTCAAAGACTACAAGTGAGTGTGATGATGCCTCTTATGAAGCTGACAAGAATATTTACTACATTGATTTATACAACATTTATGCTCCTGACTGCAAGAATAACAATCTCACTGCTTATCCTAAGAAACCTTCT ATTGTGACTGATCCATGTAGTGAGAGTTATGTACATGCATATATGAATAGGGAAGATGTTCAAGAAGCACTCCATGCAAATGTCACTAAGCTCGTATATGATTGGGAGCTATGCAGTAATGTCATTGGAAGATGGGGTGATAGCTCCTCAACAGTCCTTCCCCTTTTACATGAATTCCTCAATAATAACCTTAGAGTTTGGATTTTTAG TGGTGACATAGATGGAAGGGTGCCAGTGACTTCAACCAAGTATTCCATTAAGAAGATGAACCTTCCCATCAAAACTAAATGGCATGCTTGGTTTGCCTATGGAGAG GTTGGTGGCTACACTGAAGTTTACAAAGGAGGCCTAACATTGGCTACAGTGAGAGGAGCAGGGCATCAAGTACCAAGTTACCAACCAGCAAGAGCACTCTCTTTGATTATGCATTTCTTAAATGGCACCCCTCTTCCTGATACTAAAAGATATCAGTAG
- the LOC130967921 gene encoding ubiquitin-like modifier-activating enzyme atg7 yields the protein MSKKEGALLQFAPMQSSVDEGFWHRFSSLKLNKLGIDDSPLPIIGFYAPCSHSQVSNHLTLLAESLPSESSDSSLVPEPSSGNRNKCSVPGILYNTNTVEGFHALDKMKLLKEEAAKIWNDIVTGKAVEDCSMLSRFLLISFADLKKWSFHYWFAFPALMLDPPAALVNLRPASQWLSAAEAESLSTACNEWRNSKSTADVPFFLVTMDPQSRATIRLLKDWDACQSDAHKILFGFYDPCHLPNNPGWPLRNFLALISAKWNLKSVQFLCYRENRGFADMGLSLVGEALITVSEGWKDTMPNAVGWELNKGRKVPRCISLAQSMDPTRLAVSAADLNLKLIRWRALPSLNLSALSSVKCLLLGAGTLGCQVARMLMAWGVRKITLVDNGKVAMSNPLRQSLYTLDDCLNGGSFKATAAVESLKRIFPAVEAEGVVMAIPMPGHPVNSQEQESVLNDCRRLSDLIDAHDSVFLLTDTRESRWLPTLLCANTNKITITAALGFDSFLVMRHGAGPFSHAHGFNAETAISSSADVHKIKDAKGKHRLGCYFCNDVVAPTDSTSNRTLDQQCTVTRPGLAPIASALAVELLVSILHHPEGIFAEGDISNNVIGTSEQPLGILPHQIRGSLAQFSQMTLVGYSSPSCTACCDTVLSEYRNKGMEFILQAINHPTYLEDLTGLTELMKSATAFSLDWDKDDDDGGGDEDCVEI from the exons ATGTCGAAAAAGGAAGGAGCTTTGCTTCAATTCGCTCCGATGCAGAGTTCCGTCGATGAAGGCTTCTGGCACAGATTCTCTTCCTTGAAGCTCAACAAGCTCGGCATTGATGATTCTCCATTACCCATCATTG GTTTCTATGCACCTTGCTCACATTCTCAAGTGTCAAATCATTTAACTCTGCTAGCTGAGTCTTTGCCTTCTGAATCAAGTGATTCTTCATTGGTACCAGAACCAAGCTCCGGTAACAGGAACAAGTGTTCTGTACCTGGGATTCTTTACAATACTAATACTGTGGAAGGTTTTCATGCACTTGATAAAATGAAACTCTTGAAGGAAGAGGCAGCAAAG ATATGGAATGACATAGTAACTGGAAAAGCTGTGGAGGACTGTTCAATGCTTTCAAGattccttcttatttcttttgcagACCTCAAAAAATGGAGCTTTCACTATTGGTTCGCTTTCCCAGCTCTGATGCTTGATCCTCCTGCAGCCTTGGTTAACCTAAGGCCAGCTTCTCAGTGGTTGAGCGCAGCCGAG GCAGAATCCCTCTCAACTGCCTGTAATGAGTGGCGGAACTCAAAATCAACGGCAG ATGTTCCGTTCTTTTTAGTCACTATGGATCCTCAATCGCGTGCTACTATTAGGCTCTTGAAAGACTGGGATGCGTGTCAGAGCGATGCTCACAAG ATCCTCTTTGGATTTTATGACCCATGTCATCTTCCAAATAATCCTGGCTGGCCTCTACGCAACTTCTTAGCACTTATCTCTGCAAAGTGGAATCTCAAGTCTGTTCAATTTTTATGCTACAGAGAGAATCGTGGTTTTGCCGATATGGGATTATCCCTTGTTGGTGAAGCATTGATAACTGTTTCGGAAG GGTGGAAGGACACCATGCCGAATGCAGTTGGATGGGAACTCAATAAGGGGAGAAAAGTACCTAGGTGTATTAGCCTTGCACAGTCCATGGATCCAACAAG GTTGGCCGTATCTGCTGCAGATTTGAATTTAAAGCTTATAAGGTGGCGTGCGCTGCCTTCTCTAAACTTGAGTGCCTTATCTTCTGTCAAGTGTCTTCTCCTTGGAGCAGGAACTCTAGGATGCCAGGTTGCACGCATGCTTATG GCATGGGGAGTCAGAAAAATTACTCTAGTAGACAATGGCAAGGTGGCCATGTCTAACCCGTTGAGGCAGTCTCTATATACTTTAGATGACTGTCTTAACGGTGGTAGTTTCAAAGCAACAGCAGCCGTTGAAAGCCTCAAACGGATATTTCCTGCAGTG GAAGCAGAAGGTGTTGTTATGGCTATACCGATGCCTGGACATCCAGTAAATAGCCAAGAACAGGAGAGTGTGCTCAATGATTGTAGGCGCTTGTCCGATTTGATCGATGCTCATGATTCAGTTTTCTTATTGACAGATACCAGGGAAAGTCGATGGCTGCCAACTCTTCTCTGTGCCAATACTAACAAG ATTACCATTACCGCGGCACTAGGGTTTGATAGTTTCTTGGTTATGCGGCATGGAGCTGGTCCTTTTAGTCATGCCCATGGCTTCAATGCTGAAACTGCTATTTCTTCATCTGCTGATGTGCACAAAATAAAAGATGCAAAGGGAAAGCATAGACTGGGCTGTTATTTTTGCAATGATGTTGTAGCGCCGACTGAT TCAACCTCCAACCGCACCTTGGACCAGCAATGTACGGTGACCCGACCGGGACTGGCTCCAATTGCTTCGGCCCTTGCAGTTGAACTTTTAGTATCAATTTTGCATCATCCTGAAGG GATATTTGCAGAAGGTGATATTAGCAACAATGTCATTGGAACTAGTGAGCAACCTCTTGGTATTTTACCTCATCAGATTCGCGGTTCGCTTGCTCAATTTTCTCAAATGACCCTTGTAGGTTACTCGTCTCCTAGCTGCACAGCCTGTTGCGATACG GTTTTATCGGAATATCGAAACAAAGGGATGGAGTTCATACTACAAGCAATAAATCATCCTACATACCTAGAGGATCTCACTGGACTAACAGAGTTGATGAAATCTGCCACCGCGTTCTCATTGGATTGGGacaaagatgatgatgatggtggtggtgatgaGGACTGTGTTGAAATCTAA
- the LOC130965602 gene encoding probable amidase At4g34880, whose protein sequence is MAKAFFFFSLLLLQTLLIMIIATSHVHAVFQLKEATIDEIQSAFAQNEITSKQLVKLYKDEIFKRNPILSGVSDLNPDAESEAEKADQERAAGKKGTKLSGIPVLVKDNIVYKKNQMSTTAGSYALVGSVVAEDAFVVKKLREAGAIIIGKATLKEWAGFRSYNMPGGWSAYGGQGKNPYNLSNEVCGSSSGSAISMAANFATVSLGTETDGSIICPSSYNSVVGIKPTVNLTSRSGVVPISRRQDSVGPVARTVEDAVYVLDVIVGKDEKDEGTVNASKHIPEGGYAQYLNPRGLQGKRLGILRYPDSFNNFPENSVENATYQQLFQIMRDEGATLVDDIVIEKSEEIYENAMIALLAELKRDLNSYLQNLVSSPVRSLADLITFNYKHDVLEKIVEYPQDMFLDANKFDGISKEVQEAISNLETLSENGFEKMMKEKKLDALIYVGQKLVPFLAVGGHPAITVPGGYNNEKMPLGVSFGGLKYSEPTLIEIAYSFEQATKKRRPPPDDLIILQLPQGRSRRAARFNKY, encoded by the exons ATGGCAAaggctttctttttcttctcattGCTGCTTCTTCAAACACTACTCATCATGATCATTGCAACAAGCCATGTTCATGCAGTGTTTCAACTAAAAGAAGCAACCATCGACGAAATCCAAAGCGCTTTTGCGCAAAACGAAATCACATCAAAGCAACTAGTTAAGTTGTATAAAGATGAGATCTTTAAAAGAAACCCTATCCTTAGTGGCGTCTCGGATCTAAATCCGGACGCAGAATCTGAGGCTGAGAAAGCCGACCAAGAGCGCGCGGCCGGAAAAAAAGGGACAAAGTTGAGTGGAATACCGGTGTTGGTAAAAGACAACATTGTATACAAAAAAAACCAAATGAGTACGACGGCCGGTTCGTATGCGCTTGTTGGGTCGGTGGTGGCGGAGGACGCTTTTGTGGTGAAGAAGTTGAGGGAGGCTGGGGCCATCATTATTGGCAAAGCCACCCTGAAGGAATGGGCTGGCTTTAGGTCTTACAATATGCCTGGTGGTTGGTCTGCCTATGGTGGCCAAGGCAAG AACCCTTATAACTTGAGCAATGAAGTGTGTGGATCAAGCAGTGGATCAGCAATATCAATGGCAGCAAACTTTGCAACGGTGTCATTAGGGACTGAAACAGATGGCTCAATAATTTGTCCTTCGTCATACAACTCAGTCGTTGGAATCAAACCCACCGTTAACCTCACTAGCAGATCCGGCGTGGTCCCTATTTCTCGAAGACAAGATTCCGTTGG GCCTGTGGCTAGAACGGTAGAAGATGCAGTTTATGTTCTTGACGTAATTGTAGGGAAAGATGAGAAAGATGAAGGAACTGTGAATGCCTCTAAACACATTCCAGAGGGTGGCTATGCTCAATATCTGAATCCTCGTGGTCTACAAGGAAAAAGACTTGGAATCTTGAGATACCCTgattcttttaataattttccTGAAAATTCTGTCGAGAATGCTACATATCAACAACTCTTCCAAATAATGAG GGATGAAGGTGCGACACTTGTGGATGACATAGTAATTGAGAAGAGTGAAGAAATTTATGAGAATGCAATGATAGCATTGTTAGCTGAGCTCAAGAGAGACTTGAATTCTTATCTGCAAAATCTCGTCTCTTCACCTGTGAGATCCTTGGCAGATCTTATAACCTTCAACTATAAACACGACGTTCTT GAGAAAATCGTTGAATATCCACAAGACATGTTTCTAGATGCAAACAAGTTCGATGGAATAAGCAAAGAAGTTCAAGAAGCAATATCAAATCTAGAAACACTTTCCGAAAATGGgtttgagaagatgatgaaggaGAAAAAGCTTGATGCATTAATATATGTGGGACAAAAATTGGTTCCATTTTTAGCAGTTGGTGGTCACCCAGCAATAACAGTGCCGGGTGGATACAACAATGAGAAGATGCCATTGGGTGTTTCCTTTGGAGGATTAAAGTATTCAGAACCAACTCTGATTGAAATTGCTTATTCTTTTGAACAAGCTACCAAGAAACGTAGGCCTCCTCCTGATGATTTAATCATACTGCAACTACCACAAGGCAGGAGCCGCCGAGCAGCTcgatttaataaatattaa